One window of bacterium genomic DNA carries:
- a CDS encoding TetR/AcrR family transcriptional regulator, translating into MRSRRPYHHGDLRQALLRAATDIVAEVGPRGFTLREVARRAGVSHNAPYRHFRDKEELVAAVAAEGFRELTQAMLDAAASQPTALDRLRRSGLAYVAFALRRPEHFTVMFDTPVSKADYPECTEAANEAFGTLVRFIEACQRDGPLPPGDTLQRALAAWSLVHGIAKLAVAKRLPFRSRAAVLHFAESTIGGSLSVIAWGDRDGVTANAERPRSSGR; encoded by the coding sequence ATGCGAAGCCGACGACCGTACCACCACGGAGACCTGCGACAGGCCCTCCTCAGAGCGGCGACCGACATCGTCGCCGAGGTCGGGCCGCGCGGTTTCACGTTGCGCGAAGTGGCTCGGCGCGCGGGCGTGTCCCACAACGCGCCGTACCGGCATTTCCGCGACAAGGAAGAGCTTGTTGCGGCCGTGGCGGCGGAGGGATTTCGGGAACTGACGCAGGCGATGCTGGACGCGGCCGCGTCACAGCCCACGGCGCTGGATCGCCTGCGACGTTCCGGGCTGGCCTATGTGGCGTTCGCCCTGCGACGGCCCGAGCACTTTACCGTCATGTTCGACACACCGGTTTCCAAGGCGGACTATCCGGAGTGCACGGAGGCCGCCAACGAAGCCTTCGGCACGCTGGTGCGGTTCATCGAGGCGTGCCAACGGGATGGGCCGCTGCCTCCGGGAGATACGCTGCAACGGGCGCTTGCGGCCTGGTCGCTCGTGCACGGGATCGCGAAGTTGGCGGTCGCGAAGCGATTGCCGTTCAGGTCGAGAGCCGCGGTGCTGCACTTTGCGGAGTCGACGATCGGGGGATCCCTGTCGGTGATCGCGTGGGGCGATCGCGATGGCGTGACTGCGAACGCCGAGAGGCCGCGTTCGTCGGGGCGCTAG
- a CDS encoding FAD-dependent oxidoreductase has translation MTGDVLVIGGGVLGQAAAYHLVREGARVTLIDRADIGQATAAGAGILSAGTTARYAGPFHDLSVKAFNYYPTLMEHLASDDGGETGYARCALLVVASAAAERQEFDKARAAIFTTQASSGWPSSEDLHEIAPDEARQLFPPLGEVHGAILHRTAGRVDGRLLAQALRRAGERRGLRVRHGSVTRLLIERQRLAGAIVDGETLAASSVVIAGGAWSPAFAAQLGIELPVAPQRGQIIHLRLRGRPTHDWPIISGFRGHYIVAWPAGRIVVGATRETGAGFEPTLTAGGVREVLSEALRVAPGLAPAEIVEMRVGLRPLAADGMPVLGPVPSVQGVYLTTGHGPSGLQLGPFSGKLVADAVLGRAPEVDLGPFGVSRFRA, from the coding sequence GTGACCGGCGACGTCCTCGTGATCGGAGGCGGCGTGCTCGGCCAGGCTGCCGCGTATCATCTCGTGCGTGAGGGGGCGCGCGTCACGCTGATCGACCGGGCGGACATCGGCCAGGCCACCGCGGCGGGCGCTGGCATCCTCTCGGCCGGAACGACCGCGCGCTACGCGGGCCCTTTCCACGACCTGTCCGTCAAGGCGTTCAACTACTACCCGACATTGATGGAGCACCTGGCGTCCGATGACGGCGGGGAGACGGGCTACGCGCGGTGCGCTCTGCTCGTCGTGGCGAGCGCGGCCGCCGAGCGCCAGGAGTTCGACAAGGCGCGGGCCGCCATCTTCACCACACAGGCGAGCAGCGGCTGGCCGTCATCAGAAGATCTCCACGAGATCGCGCCGGACGAAGCCCGCCAGCTGTTCCCCCCGCTCGGCGAGGTGCACGGCGCCATTCTGCATCGGACGGCAGGACGCGTGGACGGGCGGCTCCTGGCCCAGGCCCTGCGGCGGGCCGGCGAGCGTCGGGGCCTGCGCGTCCGACACGGCAGCGTCACCCGGTTGCTCATCGAGCGCCAGCGACTCGCCGGCGCGATCGTCGACGGGGAGACGCTGGCCGCCTCGAGCGTCGTGATCGCCGGAGGCGCGTGGTCCCCGGCGTTCGCTGCGCAGCTCGGCATTGAGCTGCCCGTCGCGCCCCAACGTGGACAGATCATCCATCTGCGCCTACGCGGCCGGCCCACGCACGACTGGCCCATCATCAGCGGATTTCGCGGCCATTACATCGTGGCGTGGCCGGCAGGCCGGATCGTCGTCGGCGCCACCCGCGAGACGGGCGCAGGGTTCGAGCCGACGCTCACCGCGGGCGGCGTACGCGAGGTCCTCTCCGAGGCGCTCCGCGTCGCACCGGGGCTCGCCCCGGCGGAGATCGTGGAGATGCGCGTCGGACTCCGGCCGCTGGCGGCCGACGGCATGCCCGTGCTGGGGCCGGTGCCCTCCGTTCAGGGCGTCTACCTGACCACCGGTCACGGCCCGAGCGGGTTGCAACTCGGGCCGTTCAGCGGCAAGCTCGTCGCCGACGCGGTGTTGGGGCGCGCGCCGGAGGTGGATCTCGGACCGTTCGGGGTGTCCCGCTTCCGGGCGTAG
- a CDS encoding hydantoinase/oxoprolinase family protein, whose product MTDRTARLIVGIDVGGTFTDVVAVDRERQALFALKVPSQPKRPAGAFLEGLRSIVAEAGCAPADVERVVHGTTIGTNAVLEHKGATLGILTTRGFEDVLAIGRMKRTEMYNLNADPEEPLFLAARRRIVGIPERVDARGNVVEPLDEGAVLEAVRRLRDGHGVESIAVCYLFSFLHPGHEQRTAALLREHFPDLPVSLSSAVDPKFREYERLVVTAFDAYLRPAVASYLTDLGEQLGRHGFHCPFQIMQSHGGISAARLAVARPVGTMLSGPAAGVVAGAAAGRAAGFGDLVTLDMGGTSFDVAMVRDGRIETSSEGRIDKYPLRVPMVDVHTIGAGGGSIAFLDAAGGLKVGPESAGAVPGPACYGKGGTEPTVTDASLVLGYLNPDTYAGGGFELYPDRAHEAIARRIAGPLGMDVPQAASGIHDIVNTQMAEAVRLVSVRRGYDLRGIALVAMGGAGPIHAGRLADLLGAKAVVVPSRPGVASAYGLLMADIRHEQARPYPKPFARASAAELAALFADMDEHCGAAMRVEGVPPGGVSIQRYAEMRYVGQSYELSVSLLDGPVTDDALAELRRRFHEVHDRYYGHHSEQSEVEFVGVRGVHVYTLPAPAVAAVEAARVSTPPSGTRRMYFAERGYAEAPVYDRFALPVGGVVAGPAILDQPDTTTVVYPGQTARVHAGGSIVITREARPDPDR is encoded by the coding sequence GTGACTGACCGGACGGCTCGTCTGATCGTCGGGATTGACGTCGGCGGCACCTTTACCGACGTCGTCGCCGTCGATCGCGAGCGGCAGGCGTTGTTTGCGTTGAAGGTCCCGTCGCAGCCGAAGCGGCCGGCGGGCGCGTTCTTGGAGGGCCTGCGCAGCATCGTCGCTGAGGCGGGGTGCGCGCCCGCCGACGTCGAGCGGGTGGTGCACGGGACGACGATCGGCACGAACGCGGTGCTCGAGCACAAGGGGGCAACGCTCGGGATCCTGACGACGCGCGGGTTCGAAGACGTCCTCGCGATCGGCCGGATGAAACGCACAGAAATGTACAATCTCAACGCGGATCCCGAGGAACCGCTGTTCCTGGCCGCGCGGCGCCGCATCGTGGGGATCCCCGAGCGCGTGGACGCGCGCGGGAACGTCGTCGAACCCCTCGACGAGGGCGCGGTGCTCGAGGCGGTGCGGCGGCTGCGGGACGGGCACGGCGTCGAGTCGATCGCGGTGTGCTACCTGTTCTCGTTTCTCCACCCCGGCCACGAGCAACGCACGGCCGCGCTCCTCCGGGAGCACTTCCCGGATCTGCCCGTCTCGCTATCCTCGGCGGTCGACCCGAAGTTCCGGGAGTACGAGCGGCTGGTCGTGACCGCGTTCGACGCCTACCTGCGCCCCGCGGTCGCGTCGTACCTGACCGACCTCGGGGAGCAGCTCGGCCGGCACGGCTTCCACTGTCCCTTTCAGATCATGCAGTCCCACGGCGGAATTTCCGCGGCGCGGCTCGCGGTCGCGCGCCCGGTTGGGACGATGCTCTCCGGTCCCGCGGCCGGCGTGGTCGCCGGCGCAGCGGCGGGCCGGGCCGCGGGATTCGGCGACCTCGTGACGCTCGACATGGGCGGGACGAGTTTCGACGTGGCGATGGTGCGGGACGGCCGCATCGAGACCAGTTCGGAGGGACGCATCGACAAGTACCCGCTCCGCGTGCCGATGGTGGACGTGCACACGATCGGGGCGGGCGGCGGGAGCATCGCGTTTCTCGACGCGGCCGGCGGGCTCAAGGTAGGACCCGAGAGCGCAGGCGCGGTGCCGGGACCTGCGTGCTATGGGAAAGGGGGCACCGAGCCGACGGTGACCGACGCGAGCCTCGTACTCGGGTACCTCAATCCCGACACCTATGCCGGCGGCGGGTTCGAGCTCTACCCCGACCGCGCGCACGAGGCGATCGCTCGGCGGATCGCAGGACCGCTCGGCATGGACGTCCCTCAGGCGGCGTCGGGCATCCACGACATCGTCAACACCCAGATGGCCGAGGCGGTCCGGCTGGTGTCGGTGCGGCGCGGGTACGATCTGCGCGGCATCGCGCTCGTCGCGATGGGCGGGGCGGGGCCGATCCACGCGGGGCGGCTGGCGGACCTGCTCGGCGCCAAGGCGGTCGTCGTGCCCTCGCGGCCCGGCGTCGCCTCGGCGTACGGTCTGCTGATGGCCGACATTCGTCACGAGCAGGCCCGTCCGTACCCGAAACCGTTTGCCCGGGCGTCCGCCGCGGAGCTGGCGGCACTGTTCGCGGACATGGATGAGCACTGCGGGGCGGCGATGCGCGTCGAAGGCGTGCCGCCCGGCGGCGTCTCGATTCAGCGGTACGCGGAGATGCGGTACGTCGGCCAGTCGTACGAGTTGAGCGTGTCCCTCCTGGATGGTCCGGTGACGGACGACGCGCTCGCGGAGCTGCGGCGGCGCTTTCACGAGGTCCACGACCGCTACTACGGACACCACAGCGAGCAAAGCGAAGTCGAGTTCGTCGGCGTGCGGGGGGTACACGTGTACACGCTTCCGGCGCCGGCGGTCGCCGCGGTGGAGGCCGCGCGCGTGTCCACCCCACCGTCGGGCACGCGCAGGATGTACTTCGCCGAACGCGGCTATGCCGAGGCGCCGGTTTATGATCGTTTCGCGTTGCCGGTCGGGGGCGTCGTGGCCGGCCCGGCGATCCTGGACCAGCCGGACACGACCACGGTGGTGTACCCCGGGCAGACCGCCCGCGTGCACGCGGGCGGCAGCATCGTGATCACGCGCGAGGCGCGACCCGACCCGGATCGGTAA
- a CDS encoding glycerophosphodiester phosphodiesterase family protein, protein MKTLAHRGASGYAPENTDAAFDLAIEMDADGIETDLRLTRDGVVVLCHDPTVDRNTDGRGEVASLNFRDLQGLDAGRWFHPRFGGLRIPDLRSFLRRYMGRTSLELELKVPHAVDPALDEVQRAGLWAGVVFTSFQYPVLETVRRRASWVAVGWLVERITPDAVAAVRAIDGVQICPRASTLTRADVRLAHRYGVRVRAWGISDGLIARRVIACGADGATVDRPDWPGSNRPVWERVIEDTGQEA, encoded by the coding sequence GTGAAGACGCTCGCGCATCGCGGAGCTTCGGGCTACGCGCCGGAGAATACCGACGCCGCGTTCGACCTCGCGATCGAAATGGATGCGGATGGAATCGAGACCGACCTGCGCCTGACCCGCGACGGCGTCGTGGTGCTGTGCCACGATCCGACGGTGGACCGCAACACGGACGGACGCGGCGAGGTCGCGTCCCTGAACTTTCGGGACCTGCAGGGGCTCGACGCCGGCCGTTGGTTCCACCCCCGGTTTGGCGGCCTCCGGATCCCCGACCTCCGGTCGTTCCTCCGGCGGTACATGGGCCGCACGTCGCTCGAGTTGGAGTTGAAGGTGCCGCACGCCGTGGACCCTGCGTTGGACGAGGTGCAGCGTGCCGGCCTGTGGGCCGGGGTCGTGTTCACCTCGTTTCAGTATCCCGTGCTTGAGACGGTGCGCCGCCGCGCGTCGTGGGTGGCGGTGGGCTGGCTCGTCGAGCGGATCACGCCGGATGCGGTGGCGGCGGTCCGCGCCATCGACGGCGTGCAGATCTGCCCCCGGGCCTCGACGTTGACGAGGGCGGACGTGCGCCTGGCGCATCGATACGGAGTGCGGGTGCGCGCGTGGGGGATCTCCGACGGGCTCATCGCGCGGCGCGTCATCGCGTGCGGCGCGGACGGAGCCACGGTGGATCGCCCCGATTGGCCGGGCAGCAATCGTCCGGTGTGGGAACGTGTCATCGAAGACACAGGACAGGAGGCGTGA
- a CDS encoding extracellular solute-binding protein has translation MMMGRHVRALVRASVAACALLVAASLAAWSDRGAAAADAPVHLTMFVFAAAGHMDVPEAVVRAYMQAHPNVKVDFVESSNAKTFPQQLAAFKTAPDKPFIDIGYYNADTTTKGLVNDMWQPLDASKIPNLKTIDAQFRQPQDTGVEFAYGPFGLIYNKQLVKRPPTSYADMWGNPAFQHKVVLWDYVLEPVMLAALFNGGSGTNIMPGFQMWSQHTDQIATFIHSNQELENALVGGDGTLAFFDLQIATLWAKQGAPIGTAIPKEGAVAWPLFIEVTRGETPAQLAVLDDLINELIAPDTLTKYSAATLYVPTNRRLPLPANVAAAYPPGALKKVINLDWMSLAKNTDGWNQLWDTMIKAKVH, from the coding sequence ATGATGATGGGACGGCATGTGCGTGCGCTGGTGCGGGCGTCCGTGGCGGCGTGCGCGTTGTTGGTGGCGGCGAGTCTGGCGGCGTGGAGCGACCGAGGCGCCGCGGCGGCCGACGCGCCGGTGCACCTGACGATGTTCGTGTTCGCGGCGGCCGGGCACATGGACGTGCCCGAGGCCGTGGTCCGCGCGTACATGCAGGCGCATCCGAACGTCAAAGTGGATTTCGTGGAGTCCAGCAACGCGAAGACGTTCCCGCAGCAACTCGCCGCGTTCAAGACGGCGCCCGACAAGCCGTTCATCGACATCGGGTACTACAACGCGGACACGACCACCAAGGGCCTCGTCAACGACATGTGGCAGCCGCTCGACGCGTCCAAGATCCCCAACCTCAAGACGATCGACGCGCAGTTCCGCCAACCGCAAGACACGGGTGTGGAGTTCGCTTACGGCCCGTTCGGCCTGATCTACAACAAACAACTGGTGAAGCGGCCGCCGACGTCGTACGCGGACATGTGGGGGAATCCGGCGTTCCAGCACAAGGTTGTGTTGTGGGACTACGTGCTCGAGCCCGTGATGCTGGCGGCCCTCTTCAACGGCGGGTCCGGCACGAACATCATGCCGGGGTTCCAGATGTGGTCGCAGCACACCGACCAGATCGCGACGTTCATTCATTCCAACCAAGAGTTGGAGAACGCGCTCGTCGGCGGCGACGGCACGCTCGCGTTTTTCGACCTTCAGATCGCCACCTTGTGGGCCAAGCAGGGCGCGCCGATCGGCACCGCGATCCCCAAGGAAGGTGCCGTCGCGTGGCCGCTGTTCATCGAAGTGACTCGCGGTGAGACGCCCGCGCAGCTTGCCGTGCTCGACGACCTCATCAACGAGCTGATCGCGCCGGACACCCTGACGAAGTACTCCGCGGCGACGCTGTACGTGCCGACGAACAGGCGGCTGCCGCTGCCCGCGAACGTCGCCGCCGCGTACCCGCCCGGCGCGCTCAAGAAGGTCATCAACCTGGACTGGATGAGCCTGGCCAAGAACACCGACGGGTGGAACCAGCTGTGGGACACCATGATCAAAGCCAAGGTCCACTAG
- a CDS encoding ABC transporter ATP-binding protein — protein sequence MTEHDERDRRPRAGAAHAPGDADIELYDVHKAFGAVAAVRGISLAVRRGEFFSLLGPSGCGKSTTLRILAGFEEPDQGRVIIAGRDMVGVPAFRRPTNLVFQRLALFPHMSVFENVAFGLRMKGTPRAEIARRVRDALMLVQLDPMTDRKPHQLSGGQQQRVALVRALVNDPRVLLLDEPLGALDLKLRVQMQQELKRIQVHVGTTFVYVTHDQSEALTMSDRIAIMHEGRVLQVDSPRDLYNHPRTQFVALFVGDTNLLHGRVRDTARGGVTVDVGPILVHAQPTEEIAAGAVHLSVRHERVRIAPSLPPDLPNRFPGRVREVVFSGASVRYTVAVSGGALDLFALQAYDGGPVPFGAGDDVVVGWEVEAATLLRA from the coding sequence GTGACCGAACACGACGAACGTGACCGCCGGCCTCGCGCGGGCGCGGCTCATGCTCCCGGCGACGCGGACATCGAACTGTACGACGTGCACAAGGCGTTCGGCGCCGTGGCCGCGGTGCGCGGGATCTCGCTCGCCGTGCGCCGGGGTGAGTTCTTCTCGCTGCTCGGGCCGAGCGGCTGCGGCAAGAGCACGACCCTGCGTATCTTAGCCGGCTTCGAGGAGCCGGATCAGGGACGGGTCATCATCGCCGGCCGTGACATGGTCGGGGTCCCCGCGTTCCGACGGCCGACGAACCTGGTGTTTCAGCGCTTGGCGCTGTTCCCGCACATGTCCGTGTTCGAGAACGTGGCGTTCGGCCTCCGGATGAAAGGCACCCCCCGCGCCGAGATCGCGCGCCGGGTGCGCGATGCACTGATGCTGGTGCAACTCGATCCGATGACCGACCGGAAGCCACACCAACTGAGCGGCGGGCAGCAGCAGCGCGTCGCGCTGGTCCGCGCCCTGGTGAACGACCCCCGCGTCCTCCTGCTCGACGAACCGCTAGGCGCCTTGGACCTCAAGCTGCGGGTGCAGATGCAGCAGGAGCTGAAACGGATTCAGGTGCACGTAGGCACCACGTTCGTCTACGTCACCCACGACCAATCCGAGGCCCTGACGATGTCCGACCGGATCGCGATCATGCACGAGGGTCGGGTGCTACAGGTGGACTCCCCGCGCGATCTCTACAACCATCCGAGGACCCAGTTCGTCGCCCTGTTCGTCGGGGACACCAACCTCTTGCACGGACGCGTGCGCGACACCGCCCGTGGCGGCGTCACCGTGGATGTCGGGCCGATCTTGGTGCACGCGCAGCCGACCGAAGAGATCGCTGCGGGCGCGGTGCACCTGTCGGTCCGGCACGAGCGCGTGCGCATCGCTCCGTCCCTGCCGCCGGACCTCCCGAACCGATTCCCCGGCCGGGTGCGCGAGGTGGTCTTCAGCGGCGCCTCGGTGCGGTACACGGTTGCGGTCAGCGGCGGCGCGCTGGACCTGTTCGCACTGCAGGCGTACGATGGCGGACCGGTCCCGTTCGGCGCGGGGGACGACGTGGTCGTCGGGTGGGAGGTCGAGGCGGCGACGCTGCTCCGCGCCTAG
- a CDS encoding NAD(P)/FAD-dependent oxidoreductase: MTHVGDSYKQHPVDDAYDVIVIGSGMGGLTAAALLAKHADKKVLVLERHYVAGGFTQVFRRPGYEWDVGVHYVGQVTDPRSAVRAAFDHVTEGRLRWHPMPDVYDRIQIGDRRYDFPSGLERFRDRMKGYFPTEAAAIDRYIEAVCAAAQASGPYFAEKALPGPIASLIGAPMRSRFLRYADQTTAEVLGRLTRNPELIAVLAGQWGDYGLPPGQSSFGMHAIVAHHYFEGAAYPIGGASAIAAAIAPVIERAGGRIAVGAEVHEILVHRNGAAGVRMADGRELRSAIVISDAGAYNTYARLLPADASAGLNALEDLNRLSPSGAHVCLYVGLRRDEGEPEFDATNLWIYRDRDHDAAFARFSADPNGAWPSLFISFPSAKDPTFARRYPGRSTIEVVTGAPYGWFERWADTRWKRRGADYDEVKQTLAARLLGELERHVPATRGRIDYSELSTPLSTRHFVNHQRGEIYGPAAVPARFRARVLGARTPIRNLYLTGQDACSSGVTGALFGGIIAASAVVGRNLVSVASRPAA, encoded by the coding sequence ATGACGCATGTCGGCGATTCCTACAAACAGCACCCTGTTGACGACGCCTACGACGTCATCGTCATCGGGTCCGGGATGGGCGGCCTAACCGCCGCCGCCCTGCTCGCCAAACACGCGGACAAGAAGGTGCTCGTGCTGGAGCGCCACTACGTCGCCGGCGGGTTCACCCAGGTGTTTCGCCGGCCGGGGTACGAGTGGGATGTCGGCGTGCACTACGTCGGCCAGGTCACCGACCCTCGGTCCGCGGTCCGGGCCGCGTTCGATCACGTCACCGAGGGGCGTCTGCGCTGGCACCCGATGCCGGACGTCTACGACCGCATCCAGATCGGCGACCGCCGCTATGACTTCCCGAGCGGCCTGGAGCGCTTCCGCGACCGCATGAAGGGGTACTTTCCGACCGAGGCCGCGGCGATCGACCGCTACATCGAGGCCGTATGCGCCGCGGCCCAGGCCAGCGGCCCGTACTTTGCCGAGAAGGCGCTGCCGGGGCCGATCGCCAGCCTGATCGGCGCGCCGATGCGCTCGCGGTTCCTGCGCTACGCGGACCAGACCACGGCCGAGGTGCTGGGCCGCCTCACCCGAAACCCCGAGCTCATCGCCGTGCTGGCAGGTCAATGGGGCGACTACGGGCTTCCGCCCGGCCAGAGCAGCTTCGGGATGCACGCGATCGTTGCCCACCACTACTTCGAAGGCGCGGCGTATCCAATCGGCGGCGCATCCGCGATCGCCGCGGCGATCGCCCCCGTCATCGAGCGCGCCGGCGGCCGCATCGCGGTCGGCGCCGAGGTGCACGAAATTCTGGTACACCGGAACGGCGCGGCCGGCGTCCGGATGGCCGACGGCCGTGAACTGCGCAGCGCGATCGTGATCAGCGACGCCGGCGCCTACAACACCTACGCCAGGCTGTTGCCCGCGGACGCGAGCGCCGGCCTCAACGCGCTCGAGGACCTCAACCGTCTCTCCCCCTCGGGGGCCCACGTCTGTCTGTACGTGGGCCTAAGACGCGACGAGGGCGAGCCGGAGTTCGACGCGACCAACCTGTGGATCTACCGCGACCGCGACCACGACGCCGCGTTCGCGCGGTTCTCGGCCGACCCGAACGGGGCGTGGCCGTCGCTGTTCATCTCATTTCCCTCGGCCAAAGATCCGACGTTCGCCCGGCGCTATCCGGGACGCTCCACGATCGAGGTCGTGACGGGAGCGCCCTATGGCTGGTTTGAGCGCTGGGCCGACACTCGATGGAAGCGGCGCGGGGCGGACTACGACGAGGTCAAGCAGACACTGGCGGCGCGGCTCCTCGGCGAACTCGAGCGCCACGTGCCGGCGACGCGGGGGCGGATCGACTACAGCGAACTGTCCACGCCGCTCTCGACCCGGCATTTTGTCAACCATCAGCGCGGAGAGATTTACGGCCCCGCCGCGGTGCCGGCCCGGTTTCGCGCCCGCGTCCTCGGCGCGCGCACACCCATCCGGAACCTCTATCTTACGGGGCAGGACGCGTGCTCGTCCGGCGTGACCGGCGCGCTGTTCGGCGGGATCATCGCGGCGTCGGCAGTCGTCGGCCGAAACCTGGTGTCCGTCGCGTCGCGACCGGCGGCCTGA
- a CDS encoding M24 family metallopeptidase has protein sequence MRVEMLQRRLSERGEAAALISSPENLRYFTGFYTWNALVPFALGLIPARGSAVLLVPRADEALARAVARCALEPYDPGTGGFRTTAELCRTVLDRGGGADGAVAIESGTVPLDRARVLEEVLAPRRLTDATATLSAIRLVKDPEEQQTLRHAAALVAAAMRQTVAHLHPGISEIEIKAAIDLAVHTDGARRWPDAIVQSQTNVVSGGKLNRLHDAATGQTVGPGEMLFVLGDASVNGYRANVARTLFVPGRAPSDDARRALDAAAAAQRAAISRLIPGALLREAVQAADDAVAACGLAGRRTYPLIRGLGLGIAERPRAADAADLDLRLAPGMCMCVQLYVRQPAYIVGRSDSVLVTDDGPDVISEPRGEGG, from the coding sequence GTGCGGGTCGAGATGCTGCAACGCAGGTTGTCGGAACGCGGCGAGGCCGCCGCGCTGATCTCCTCTCCGGAGAACCTCCGGTACTTCACGGGATTCTACACCTGGAACGCCCTCGTGCCGTTTGCGCTCGGTCTCATCCCGGCCCGCGGAAGCGCGGTCCTGCTTGTCCCCCGCGCGGACGAAGCGCTCGCCCGTGCCGTCGCACGATGCGCACTGGAGCCCTACGATCCCGGGACGGGCGGGTTCCGGACCACCGCGGAGCTGTGCCGGACCGTGCTCGATCGCGGCGGCGGCGCGGACGGAGCGGTGGCGATCGAATCCGGCACCGTGCCGCTCGACCGAGCCCGCGTGCTTGAGGAGGTGCTCGCGCCGCGCCGGCTCACGGACGCGACGGCGACCCTCTCCGCCATTCGCCTGGTCAAAGACCCGGAGGAGCAGCAGACACTCCGTCACGCCGCCGCGCTGGTTGCAGCGGCCATGCGGCAGACGGTCGCGCACCTCCACCCTGGGATCTCGGAGATCGAGATTAAGGCGGCGATCGATCTCGCCGTCCACACCGACGGCGCGCGCCGGTGGCCCGACGCAATCGTGCAGTCGCAGACGAACGTCGTCTCGGGCGGAAAACTCAACCGGCTGCACGACGCGGCCACCGGCCAGACGGTCGGACCCGGCGAGATGCTGTTCGTCCTGGGCGATGCGTCCGTCAACGGATACCGGGCGAACGTCGCGCGAACGCTCTTTGTGCCAGGCCGGGCGCCCTCCGACGACGCCCGCCGCGCGCTGGACGCGGCCGCGGCGGCGCAGCGGGCCGCGATTTCTCGGTTGATTCCCGGTGCGCTCCTTCGGGAAGCGGTCCAGGCCGCGGACGACGCGGTGGCCGCGTGCGGGTTGGCCGGCCGGAGAACCTACCCCCTCATCCGAGGGTTGGGACTCGGAATCGCCGAGCGGCCCCGCGCCGCAGACGCCGCAGACCTGGACCTGCGGCTCGCGCCCGGCATGTGCATGTGCGTGCAGCTCTACGTCCGGCAGCCGGCCTATATCGTCGGCAGGTCGGACAGTGTGCTCGTCACGGACGATGGGCCCGATGTGATCAGCGAGCCTCGGGGCGAGGGTGGGTGA